A window from Corynebacterium accolens encodes these proteins:
- a CDS encoding GuaB1 family IMP dehydrogenase-related protein has translation MHFLNDSRPPYELTYSDVFMVPNHSDVGSRQAVDLTAADGTGNTIPLIVANMTAVAGRRMAETIARRGGMAILPQDLSLEAAAETIASVKAADLVYDTPITIKPHHTVGYASNLLHKRAHGAAIVVDGALPVGIITPKXXRGQDNFXAVGELMXTDLVTLPVGIXPQEAFTRLRATSRKLAPVVNPDGTLAGILTRKGALRATMYKPGIDKQGRLHIGAAVGINGDVEGRARALADAGADVLVIDTAHGHQDSMLAALRKVKALDLGLPIAAGNVVTAAGVRELAEAGADIIKVGVGPGAMCTTRMQTGVGRPQFSAVLECAAAAREVGAHVWADGGVRDPRDVALALAAGASNVMIGSWFAGTFESPGDLHKDADGSFYKESFGMASRRAVRGRNSATEAFERARREMFEEGISTSRIYLDPEHGGVEYLVDRIISGVRSSCTYAGADSLASFHERATVGVQSAAGFAEGQPRATNR, from the coding sequence GTGCATTTCCTCAATGATTCCCGCCCGCCCTACGAGCTGACCTACTCGGATGTATTTATGGTGCCGAACCACTCAGATGTTGGCTCGCGGCAGGCGGTCGACCTCACCGCGGCCGATGGCACGGGCAATACCATCCCGCTCATCGTGGCGAATATGACCGCTGTGGCCGGCCGCCGCATGGCAGAAACCATCGCCCGGCGCGGCGGCATGGCCATCCTGCCGCAGGACCTCAGCCTGGAGGCCGCGGCGGAAACGATCGCCTCGGTAAAGGCCGCCGACCTGGTCTATGACACCCCTATCACCATCAAGCCGCACCACACGGTGGGCTATGCCAGCAACCTTTTGCACAAACGCGCCCACGGCGCGGCCATCGTGGTCGACGGCGCGCTGCCTGTGGGCATCATTACYCCGAAGGMCCKGCGSGGGCAGGATAATTTCMCCGCCGTGGGCGAGCTCATGMCCACTGATTTGGTCACTTTGCCTGTGGGCATCGMCCCGCAGGAGGCCTTTACCCGCCTGCGCGCAACCTCGCGCAAGCTCGCCCCAGTGGTCAATCCGGATGGCACGCTGGCGGGCATTTTGACGCGCAAGGGTGCGCTGCGGGCGACGATGTATAAGCCGGGCATCGACAAGCAGGGGCGCTTGCACATCGGTGCCGCGGTGGGCATTAATGGCGACGTTGAGGGCAGGGCGCGGGCGCTTGCCGATGCCGGCGCTGACGTCCTCGTCATCGATACCGCCCACGGCCATCAAGACAGCATGCTGGCGGCGCTGCGCAAGGTCAAGGCCCTGGATCTGGGCCTACCGATTGCCGCCGGCAACGTGGTCACGGCCGCCGGCGTGCGCGAGCTGGCCGAGGCGGGCGCGGATATTATCAAGGTCGGCGTGGGCCCCGGCGCGATGTGCACCACCCGCATGCAAACCGGCGTGGGCCGCCCGCAATTTTCCGCCGTGCTGGAGTGCGCCGCCGCGGCCCGCGAGGTTGGTGCGCACGTGTGGGCCGATGGCGGCGTGCGCGATCCCCGCGACGTGGCCCTGGCACTGGCCGCGGGTGCGTCCAATGTGATGATTGGCTCCTGGTTCGCCGGCACCTTTGAATCCCCCGGTGACCTGCACAAGGACGCCGATGGATCGTTCTACAAGGAATCGTTCGGCATGGCCTCGCGCCGGGCGGTGCGCGGGCGCAATTCCGCCACCGAGGCCTTCGAGCGCGCCCGCCGGGAGATGTTTGAGGAAGGCATTTCCACCTCGCGCATCTACCTCGATCCGGAGCACGGCGGCGTGGAGTATTTGGTAGACCGCATCATCTCCGGCGTGCGCTCATCCTGCACCTACGCCGGGGCCGATTCGCTGGCTAGCTTCCACGAGCGCGCCACCGTGGGCGTGCAATCGGCGGCCGGTTTTGCCGAGGGCCAGCCGCGGGCCACCAACCGCTAG